One window of Cryptosporangium phraense genomic DNA carries:
- a CDS encoding RNA polymerase sigma factor → MTASDEDIERIVRAEYGRVVATLVRRFSDVDIAEEAAGEALVVAVQTWRRDGLPPNPGGWLVTTAGNRAIDRIRRESTRDARQKEAAMLTPPDSDPLGAVDDDRLRLIFMCCHPALAVEARVALTLRLVVGLSMAEIAAAFVVEETTMAQRLTRAKRKIKAARIPFGVPFASDLPSRLSSAMAVVYLVFNQGYFATTGDVPLRGELCAEAIRLARLLRQLLPDEPETSGLLALLLLTDARRPARFEGTTLVPLAEQDRTRWIRPSIDEGHDLVRQCLKLQRPGYYQILAAINAVHTDGPASDWRQVLALYDQLMVVAPSPVVALNRAVALAEVEGPAAALTAVDALDLVPYHAWHATRADLLRRLGHDRDAAAAYESAIALADNPAERDFLTTRLASVRG, encoded by the coding sequence ATGACCGCGTCCGACGAGGACATCGAGCGCATCGTCCGGGCCGAGTACGGGCGGGTCGTGGCGACGCTCGTCCGCCGCTTCTCCGACGTCGACATCGCCGAGGAAGCGGCCGGCGAGGCGCTCGTCGTCGCGGTGCAGACCTGGCGGCGGGACGGGCTGCCGCCGAACCCCGGCGGCTGGCTCGTCACCACGGCCGGCAACCGGGCCATCGACCGGATCCGACGCGAGTCCACCCGGGACGCCCGCCAGAAGGAGGCGGCCATGCTCACCCCGCCCGACTCCGATCCACTCGGCGCGGTCGACGACGACCGGCTCCGGCTCATCTTCATGTGCTGCCACCCGGCGCTGGCCGTCGAAGCCCGGGTCGCGCTGACGCTGCGGCTGGTCGTCGGCCTGTCGATGGCCGAGATCGCGGCCGCGTTCGTCGTCGAGGAGACGACGATGGCGCAGCGTCTCACCCGGGCCAAGCGGAAGATCAAGGCGGCCCGGATCCCGTTCGGGGTCCCGTTCGCCTCCGACCTGCCGTCCCGGCTGAGCTCGGCGATGGCCGTCGTCTACCTGGTCTTCAACCAGGGCTACTTCGCCACCACCGGTGACGTCCCGCTCCGGGGCGAGCTCTGCGCCGAGGCGATCCGGCTGGCCCGGCTGCTCCGGCAGCTGCTGCCGGACGAGCCGGAGACGTCCGGACTGCTGGCCCTGCTCCTGCTGACCGACGCGCGTCGGCCGGCGCGGTTCGAGGGGACGACACTCGTACCGCTGGCCGAGCAGGACCGTACCCGGTGGATCCGGCCGTCGATCGACGAGGGGCACGACCTGGTCCGGCAGTGCCTGAAGCTCCAGCGCCCGGGTTACTACCAGATCCTGGCCGCGATCAACGCCGTGCACACCGACGGCCCGGCGAGCGACTGGCGGCAGGTGCTGGCGCTCTACGACCAACTGATGGTCGTGGCCCCGTCGCCGGTCGTCGCACTGAACCGGGCGGTCGCGCTGGCCGAGGTCGAGGGGCCGGCGGCCGCGTTGACGGCCGTCGACGCGCTCGACCTCGTGCCGTACCACGCCTGGCACGCGACCCGGGCCGACCTGCTCCGCCGGCTCGGTCACGACCGGGACGCCGCCGCGGCCTACGAGTCGGCGATCGCGCTGGCCGACAACCCGGCCGAGCGGGACTTCCTGACCACGCGTTTGGCTTCAGTCCGCGGCTAG
- a CDS encoding YciI family protein produces MRYMLMHYETQADEDGVKPTPETIAKVGEYVQELSMSGVLLAGEGVASSKQGARLEVENGDVRVIDGPFAEAKELIGGFAILEVDSLAEAIEHARRYALLIGVERVDVRKVNEFDDLQ; encoded by the coding sequence ATGCGCTACATGCTCATGCACTACGAGACCCAGGCCGACGAGGACGGCGTCAAGCCGACGCCGGAGACGATCGCGAAGGTGGGCGAGTACGTCCAGGAGCTGTCGATGTCCGGCGTGCTCCTGGCCGGCGAGGGCGTCGCGTCCAGCAAGCAGGGCGCCCGGCTGGAGGTCGAGAACGGCGACGTCCGGGTGATCGACGGGCCGTTCGCCGAGGCCAAGGAGCTGATCGGCGGCTTCGCGATCCTCGAGGTCGACTCGTTGGCCGAGGCGATCGAGCACGCCCGCCGGTACGCGCTGCTGATCGGCGTCGAGCGGGTCGACGTCCGCAAGGTCAACGAGTTCGACGACCTGCAGTGA
- a CDS encoding diguanylate cyclase domain-containing protein: MLSRRARALAHSVLVGTVVMSLIVVLRVLGLAGTTPLWVFAVLVVVGTTFHEPALHRALSGGDLSRRLWPRVAMRYLVNTATIYATGWGPVLAVTHLVLLSEFTGQSGSRAWRPAAVCSAVTIGLGELAINAGLYSYLPEPQVHGVAVLVAAGTVLACRFFGAAVRAREQVETALRGSEERFRSVVQDGSDMVTFTDRDGVLRYVSPNSSRVVGHEPEVLLGDGLWKLIHPDDRDLAHELRARIREQPDTEHSAELRFRRADGVWRWHEVVVRNLLDRPEVDAVVGHQRDVHDRRTAQDRIAYAATHDALTGLLNASAFQLALEETLGHSYPVGLLFLDLDGFKQVNDVLGHAAGDERLRLVADVLRTCGRERDVLGRLGGDEFVVALNGVGGSAQAEAIAAAIIQGIDAAQPPDDGGTRVGCSIGIALAQPGEVDARGLVRRADAAMYTSKRRRRNGYELSAGSMPAVAG, translated from the coding sequence GTGCTGTCGCGTCGAGCCCGGGCGCTGGCCCACTCGGTGCTGGTCGGCACCGTCGTCATGTCGCTGATCGTCGTGCTGCGGGTGCTCGGCCTGGCCGGGACGACCCCGCTGTGGGTGTTCGCCGTGCTCGTCGTCGTCGGAACGACGTTCCACGAGCCGGCGCTGCACCGCGCGCTCAGCGGCGGCGACCTCAGCCGGCGGCTCTGGCCGCGGGTCGCGATGCGGTACCTGGTCAACACCGCGACGATCTACGCGACCGGCTGGGGCCCGGTGCTGGCCGTGACCCACCTCGTCCTGCTGTCGGAGTTCACCGGCCAGTCCGGCTCGCGGGCCTGGCGGCCGGCCGCGGTGTGCAGCGCCGTGACGATCGGGCTCGGCGAGCTGGCGATCAACGCCGGCCTGTACAGCTACCTCCCGGAGCCCCAGGTGCACGGGGTGGCCGTGCTGGTCGCGGCCGGCACCGTGCTCGCCTGCCGGTTCTTCGGAGCCGCCGTCCGGGCCCGCGAGCAGGTGGAGACCGCGCTGCGCGGGAGCGAGGAACGGTTCCGGTCGGTCGTCCAGGACGGGTCGGACATGGTCACGTTCACCGATCGGGACGGCGTCCTGCGGTACGTGAGCCCGAACTCGTCCCGGGTCGTCGGACACGAGCCCGAGGTCCTGCTCGGCGACGGCCTGTGGAAGCTCATCCACCCCGACGACCGGGACCTCGCCCACGAGTTGCGGGCCCGGATCCGCGAGCAGCCGGACACCGAGCACTCGGCCGAGCTGCGATTCCGGCGGGCCGACGGCGTCTGGCGATGGCACGAGGTCGTGGTCCGCAACCTGCTCGACCGTCCCGAGGTCGACGCGGTCGTCGGCCACCAGCGGGACGTGCACGACCGGCGGACCGCGCAGGACCGGATCGCCTACGCGGCGACCCACGACGCGCTCACCGGCCTGCTCAACGCGTCGGCGTTCCAGCTGGCGCTGGAGGAGACGCTCGGGCACTCCTACCCGGTGGGCCTGCTGTTCCTCGACCTGGACGGGTTCAAGCAGGTCAACGACGTCCTCGGGCACGCGGCCGGTGACGAGAGGCTGCGCCTGGTCGCCGACGTGCTGCGGACGTGCGGCCGGGAGCGGGACGTGCTCGGCCGGCTCGGGGGCGACGAGTTCGTCGTCGCGCTGAACGGCGTCGGCGGGAGCGCGCAGGCCGAGGCGATCGCCGCGGCGATCATCCAGGGCATCGACGCGGCCCAGCCGCCCGACGACGGGGGCACGCGGGTGGGGTGCAGCATCGGCATCGCGCTGGCCCAGCCGGGCGAGGTGGACGCCCGCGGCCTGGTGCGCCGGGCCGACGCGGCGATGTACACCTCGAAGCGCCGGCGGCGGAACGGGTACGAGCTCTCCGCCGGATCGATGCCGGCCGTGGCCGGGTGA
- a CDS encoding acyltransferase family protein, producing the protein MRATTGQLRRCHELDVLRFLAAAAVVAFHWMFRSTTGSTPLATTGFEGHAALFRYGYLGVDVFFVISGFVILRSAWGRTAGTFLLNRAGRLYPAFWVACTVTALAVTLLPGDRLSVSFGQWAANLTMGSEAFGVTYVDGVYWTLLVELAFYGLVAVGTVVGLTVNRVLAGAGLWLGISLVHSFWSMSDGWARLFVPEWTPYFTAGVGFALLAKEGPGASLSRRQRWVALGITLASCGWALVRGVSFANALTRKYGLPFSGWVVCAVLLTTFVAFALLVGGVRVPGAARIAFLGALTYPLYLLHENIGYTLLTIGNVRLGLNRWFVLVFVGLVVVGLAWALNRYVEEPGSRRMSRALKERSRQHTRSAPRTVDTEARALAAYSGLTPVGRAL; encoded by the coding sequence GTGCGTGCTACAACCGGCCAGTTACGACGCTGCCATGAACTCGACGTCCTCCGCTTCCTCGCGGCGGCCGCCGTCGTCGCGTTCCACTGGATGTTCCGCTCGACCACCGGGTCGACCCCGCTGGCGACCACCGGCTTCGAGGGCCACGCGGCCCTGTTCCGGTACGGCTACCTCGGCGTCGACGTGTTCTTCGTGATCAGCGGGTTCGTCATCCTCCGGAGCGCCTGGGGGCGCACCGCGGGCACGTTCCTGCTCAACCGGGCCGGCCGGCTGTACCCGGCGTTCTGGGTCGCCTGCACGGTCACCGCGCTGGCGGTGACGCTCCTGCCCGGCGACCGGCTGTCGGTCTCGTTCGGTCAGTGGGCCGCCAACCTGACGATGGGCAGCGAGGCGTTCGGCGTCACCTACGTCGACGGGGTGTACTGGACGTTGCTGGTCGAGCTCGCGTTCTACGGGCTGGTCGCGGTGGGCACGGTCGTCGGGCTGACCGTGAACCGGGTGCTGGCCGGGGCCGGCCTCTGGCTGGGGATCTCGCTGGTGCACTCGTTCTGGTCGATGTCCGACGGCTGGGCCCGGCTGTTCGTCCCGGAGTGGACGCCGTACTTCACCGCCGGGGTGGGGTTCGCGCTGCTGGCCAAGGAGGGGCCGGGCGCGTCGCTGAGCCGGCGGCAACGCTGGGTGGCGCTGGGCATCACGCTCGCGTCCTGCGGCTGGGCGCTGGTGCGGGGCGTGTCGTTCGCGAACGCGCTGACCCGCAAGTACGGGCTGCCGTTCTCGGGCTGGGTGGTGTGCGCCGTGCTGCTGACGACGTTCGTCGCGTTCGCGCTGCTGGTCGGCGGCGTGCGCGTGCCGGGCGCGGCCCGGATCGCGTTCCTCGGCGCGCTCACCTACCCGCTGTACCTGCTGCACGAGAACATCGGCTACACGCTGCTGACGATCGGCAACGTGCGGCTCGGGCTCAACCGCTGGTTCGTGCTCGTCTTCGTCGGCCTGGTCGTCGTCGGACTGGCCTGGGCCCTCAACCGGTACGTCGAGGAACCCGGCAGCCGTCGGATGAGCCGCGCTCTGAAAGAGCGCAGCCGACAGCACACGCGCAGCGCGCCACGGACGGTCGACACCGAGGCGCGGGCGCTGGCGGCCTACTCCGGCCTCACACCGGTCGGGCGGGCACTCTAG
- a CDS encoding YciI family protein, which translates to MAQQYMLSVWHVGGYPELPPDEMQAQFEAVGAFNQEVMDAGAWVFAGGLMPRDTATTVDNTGAETILADGPFAETKEHIGGFWVITAENLDEALRWAAKGSKACAGKVEVRPFQSE; encoded by the coding sequence ATGGCACAGCAGTACATGCTCTCGGTCTGGCACGTCGGCGGGTACCCGGAGCTTCCCCCGGACGAGATGCAGGCCCAGTTCGAGGCCGTCGGCGCGTTCAACCAGGAGGTCATGGACGCCGGCGCCTGGGTGTTCGCCGGCGGCCTGATGCCCCGGGACACCGCGACGACCGTCGACAACACCGGCGCCGAGACGATCCTGGCCGACGGCCCGTTCGCCGAGACCAAAGAGCACATCGGCGGCTTCTGGGTGATCACGGCCGAGAATCTCGACGAGGCGCTGCGCTGGGCGGCCAAGGGCTCGAAGGCGTGCGCGGGCAAGGTCGAGGTCCGGCCCTTCCAGAGCGAATGA
- a CDS encoding RNA polymerase sigma factor, whose translation MTDDRIDVLWRVESPRVIARLMRLVGDLDTAEELAQDVFVSAIEKWRSEGVPDNPAAWLNTTAKFLAIDRLRRRDVQRGKYRLVAASEPETYEVSEDQTLADDLLGLIFMACHPILSPDARSALTLKLVCGLSTEDVARAFLTPVPTIAQRIVRAKKTLAAAKVRFELPDDRKPRTDAVREVIYLVFNEGYAATSGDRWIRGDLCAEALRLGRMLAALTPNDTETLGLLALIEIQASRLRARETPDGEPIMLDDQDRTRWDRLLIRRGLATLDRIEQLGGTTGPYALQAAIASCHARAARYEDTDWERMTALYDGLARISPSPVVELNRAVATARAFGPAAGLEVLEPLFALPSLAQYHLLNAVAGDLHCRHGDHATAREHFLTAAARTQNAADRSTMQRRASECAAGHS comes from the coding sequence GTGACCGACGACCGGATCGATGTCCTGTGGCGGGTCGAGTCGCCACGGGTCATCGCCCGGTTGATGCGTCTGGTCGGTGATCTCGACACCGCCGAGGAGCTCGCCCAGGACGTCTTCGTCTCCGCGATCGAGAAGTGGCGGAGCGAGGGCGTCCCGGACAACCCGGCGGCCTGGCTGAACACCACCGCGAAGTTCCTGGCGATCGACCGGCTCCGCCGCCGGGACGTCCAGCGGGGCAAGTACCGGCTGGTGGCGGCGTCGGAGCCGGAGACGTACGAGGTTTCGGAAGACCAAACGCTCGCCGACGACCTGCTCGGGCTGATCTTCATGGCCTGCCACCCGATCCTGTCGCCGGACGCGCGGTCCGCGCTCACGCTCAAGCTCGTCTGCGGCCTGAGCACCGAGGACGTCGCCCGCGCGTTCCTGACCCCGGTCCCGACGATCGCGCAGCGCATCGTCCGGGCCAAGAAGACCTTGGCCGCGGCCAAGGTCCGCTTCGAGCTTCCCGACGACCGGAAGCCTCGTACGGACGCCGTCCGCGAGGTGATCTACCTAGTGTTCAACGAGGGTTACGCGGCCACCAGCGGAGACCGGTGGATCCGGGGCGACCTGTGCGCGGAGGCACTGCGGCTGGGCCGGATGCTGGCCGCGCTGACCCCGAACGACACCGAGACGCTCGGCCTGCTCGCGCTGATCGAGATCCAGGCGTCCCGGCTGCGGGCCCGGGAGACGCCGGACGGCGAGCCGATCATGCTCGACGACCAGGACCGCACCCGCTGGGACCGGCTGCTGATCCGGCGCGGCCTGGCCACCCTCGACCGGATCGAGCAGCTCGGCGGCACGACCGGCCCGTACGCGCTGCAGGCGGCGATCGCGTCCTGCCACGCCAGGGCGGCCCGCTACGAAGACACGGACTGGGAGCGGATGACCGCGCTCTACGACGGGCTGGCCCGGATCAGCCCGTCGCCGGTCGTGGAGCTCAACCGGGCGGTCGCGACTGCCCGGGCGTTCGGCCCGGCCGCGGGTCTGGAGGTGCTCGAGCCGCTCTTCGCCCTGCCCAGCCTGGCGCAGTACCACCTCCTGAACGCCGTAGCCGGTGACCTGCACTGCCGCCACGGCGACCACGCCACCGCCCGCGAACACTTCCTCACCGCGGCCGCCCGGACCCAGAACGCGGCCGACCGCTCGACGATGCAACGCCGGGCGTCCGAGTGCGCGGCCGGACATTCCTAA
- a CDS encoding acetolactate synthase, with protein sequence MTELEGHGGELALAALRARGVEAMFTLSGGHVFPLYDAAHTTGFRLIDVRHEQSAVFAAEATAKLTRRPGLAVLTAGPGVTNGVSGVTSAKFNGSPIVVLGGRAPQMRWGAGSLQEFDHVPVLAPITKHAATVTDVGAIAADVGAAADLALAPHRGPVFLDLPMDVIFDRARSEITPPAPPAGGEADPAEVSAAAALIASAERPVLIAGSDVYAGSAEQALVAAAEALRVPVFSNGQGRGCIPADHPLAFARVRGKAFKSADLVVVVGTPLDFRLGFGAFGEAAVVHVVDSPSQKAGHVTTAAAPVGDLATILTAFADYTGPRADHESWIASLRDLEDAARSAELDVLRADTDPIKPARIYGELRSVLDRDAVVICDGGDFVSYGGRYLDSYTPGCWLDPGPYGCLGTGAGYAIGARVARPDKQICVLFGDGAAGFSLMDVESLVRQKLPVVMVVGNNGIWGLEKHPMQAVYGYDVAADLQPGLRYDDVVSALGGAGETVEKPGDLGPALRRAFDAGVPYLVNVLTDPSDAYPRSSNLA encoded by the coding sequence ATGACCGAGCTGGAAGGACACGGCGGGGAGCTGGCGCTGGCCGCGCTGCGGGCCCGCGGTGTCGAGGCGATGTTCACGCTCTCCGGTGGGCACGTCTTCCCGCTCTACGACGCGGCCCACACCACCGGTTTCCGGCTGATCGACGTCCGGCACGAGCAGAGCGCGGTGTTCGCGGCCGAGGCGACCGCGAAGCTCACCCGTCGGCCCGGGCTCGCGGTGCTCACGGCCGGTCCGGGCGTGACGAACGGGGTCTCGGGCGTCACGTCGGCCAAGTTCAACGGCTCGCCGATCGTCGTCCTGGGCGGGCGGGCGCCGCAGATGCGCTGGGGCGCCGGGTCGCTGCAGGAGTTCGATCACGTCCCGGTGCTCGCGCCGATCACCAAGCACGCGGCGACGGTCACCGACGTCGGGGCGATCGCCGCCGACGTCGGCGCGGCCGCCGACCTGGCGCTGGCCCCGCACCGCGGTCCGGTCTTCCTCGACCTGCCGATGGACGTGATCTTCGACCGGGCCCGGTCGGAGATCACGCCGCCGGCGCCGCCCGCGGGCGGCGAGGCCGACCCGGCGGAGGTCTCGGCCGCCGCCGCGCTGATCGCGAGCGCCGAGCGTCCGGTGCTGATCGCCGGGTCGGACGTCTACGCCGGATCGGCCGAGCAGGCGCTGGTCGCGGCGGCCGAGGCGCTGCGGGTGCCGGTGTTCAGCAACGGGCAGGGTCGCGGGTGCATCCCGGCCGACCACCCGCTGGCGTTCGCCCGGGTCCGGGGCAAGGCGTTCAAGTCGGCGGATCTCGTCGTGGTCGTCGGGACGCCGCTGGACTTCCGGCTCGGGTTCGGGGCGTTCGGCGAGGCGGCGGTCGTACACGTCGTCGACTCGCCGTCGCAGAAGGCCGGGCACGTGACGACGGCGGCCGCGCCGGTCGGCGACCTGGCGACGATCCTCACCGCGTTCGCCGACTACACCGGGCCGCGGGCCGACCACGAGAGCTGGATCGCGTCGCTGCGCGACCTCGAGGACGCGGCCCGGTCGGCCGAGCTGGACGTGCTGCGGGCCGACACCGATCCGATCAAGCCGGCCCGGATCTACGGTGAGCTGCGCTCGGTGCTCGACCGGGACGCGGTCGTGATCTGCGACGGCGGTGACTTCGTGTCGTACGGCGGGCGGTACCTCGACTCGTACACGCCCGGCTGCTGGCTCGACCCGGGGCCGTACGGCTGCCTCGGCACCGGAGCCGGGTACGCGATCGGGGCCCGGGTGGCCCGGCCCGACAAGCAGATCTGCGTGCTGTTCGGTGACGGCGCGGCCGGGTTCTCGCTGATGGACGTCGAGTCGTTGGTGCGCCAGAAGCTGCCGGTCGTGATGGTGGTCGGGAACAACGGGATCTGGGGGCTCGAGAAGCACCCGATGCAGGCGGTGTACGGCTACGACGTGGCGGCGGATCTGCAGCCTGGGCTGCGGTACGACGACGTCGTGAGCGCACTCGGGGGCGCGGGGGAGACCGTCGAGAAGCCGGGCGATCTGGGTCCGGCCCTGCGCCGAGCCTTCGACGCCGGAGTCCCGTACCTGGTGAACGTCCTGACCGATCCGTCCGACGCCTACCCCCGCAGTTCGAATTTGGCGTGA
- a CDS encoding diguanylate cyclase yields the protein MSPLRHLRNAAEQVVVLLVLAVLRLFDLVGPTPFWVFVALLGAGAVLQQPGVQDRLGGGTGERLWLRVGSRIAINTTLIYAIGWGAMLAVAHLNVLSRFVRQDGSRAWRPLAVCSAVSLLIGQVAIGCGLFSYLPLPEGHGVALLIGLGVVSTSAVLGEAVRRREEAEAALRASEGALRASEERFAALLYDGADIITLTDADGQVVYVSPTAARITGHDPASLLGDGLWTHLHPDDYAAAAEFNARIRAEPDVVHARELRIRHADGSWRWHEFVTRNLLTHPGVRAIVGHHRDIHDRRTAQEQILYAATHDELTGVLNNSAVKLMIEQTLAGAAEGGYPVGLLFLDLDGFKQVNDDHGHAAGDEKLQLVSRVLESTGRERDVIGRIGGDEFVVLCNGVAGPEQLEAQARLILAGIADAQPPGESGARVGCSIGIALADPGTLDAKALLRRADAAMYVSKRRGPNGYEVFADSMIANAG from the coding sequence GTGAGCCCGTTGCGCCATCTCCGCAACGCGGCCGAGCAGGTGGTCGTGCTACTCGTGCTCGCCGTGCTGCGGTTGTTCGACCTGGTCGGCCCCACGCCGTTCTGGGTGTTCGTCGCGCTGCTGGGGGCGGGCGCGGTCCTGCAGCAGCCGGGGGTGCAGGACCGGCTGGGCGGCGGGACCGGCGAGCGGCTGTGGCTGCGCGTCGGGTCGCGGATCGCGATCAACACGACGCTGATCTACGCGATCGGCTGGGGCGCGATGCTGGCCGTCGCGCACCTCAACGTGCTGTCCCGGTTCGTCCGGCAGGACGGTTCCCGGGCCTGGCGGCCGCTGGCCGTGTGCAGTGCGGTGTCGCTGCTGATCGGCCAGGTCGCGATCGGCTGCGGGCTGTTCAGCTACCTGCCGCTCCCCGAAGGGCACGGGGTCGCGCTGTTGATCGGGCTCGGCGTCGTCAGCACGAGTGCGGTGCTCGGGGAGGCCGTCCGCCGGAGGGAAGAGGCGGAAGCCGCGCTCCGCGCGAGCGAGGGCGCCCTCCGCGCGAGCGAGGAGCGCTTCGCGGCGCTCCTGTACGACGGGGCCGACATCATCACGCTGACCGACGCCGACGGGCAGGTCGTCTACGTGAGCCCGACCGCCGCGCGGATCACCGGGCACGACCCGGCGAGCCTGCTCGGCGACGGCCTGTGGACGCACCTCCACCCGGACGACTACGCGGCCGCCGCGGAGTTCAACGCCCGGATCCGCGCCGAGCCGGACGTCGTGCACGCCCGGGAGCTGCGGATCCGGCACGCCGACGGGTCGTGGCGCTGGCACGAGTTCGTCACCCGCAACCTGCTGACGCACCCCGGCGTGCGGGCGATCGTCGGCCACCACCGGGACATCCACGACCGGCGGACCGCCCAGGAACAGATCCTGTACGCGGCGACGCACGACGAACTGACCGGCGTCCTGAACAACTCGGCGGTCAAGCTCATGATCGAGCAGACGCTGGCCGGCGCGGCCGAGGGCGGGTACCCGGTCGGGCTGCTCTTCCTCGACCTGGACGGGTTCAAGCAGGTCAACGACGACCACGGGCACGCCGCCGGGGACGAGAAACTGCAGCTGGTCAGCCGGGTCCTGGAGTCGACCGGCCGGGAGCGGGACGTGATCGGGCGGATCGGCGGCGACGAGTTCGTCGTGCTGTGCAACGGCGTGGCCGGGCCGGAGCAGCTGGAGGCCCAGGCCCGGCTGATCCTGGCCGGGATCGCGGACGCCCAGCCGCCCGGGGAGAGCGGTGCCCGGGTCGGGTGCAGCATCGGGATCGCGCTGGCCGACCCGGGCACGCTGGACGCCAAGGCGCTGCTGCGCCGAGCGGACGCGGCGATGTACGTGTCGAAGCGACGCGGCCCCAACGGCTACGAGGTGTTCGCCGACTCGATGATCGCCAACGCCGGTTAG
- a CDS encoding enoyl-CoA hydratase/isomerase family protein, with amino-acid sequence MTGEFVTLEVTDKIGTIRLDRPKMNALNTQVQQELRAAAQEATERDDVRAVVLYGGPKVFAAGADIKEFAETDYTRMVARAEALTGSLTAVARIPKPVIAAVTGFALGGGCELALTADFRVAGDNAKLGQPEILLGIIPGAGGTQRLTRLVGPAKAKDLIYSGRFVDAAEALAIGLVDKVVAPDDVYAAAVEWASQFANGPAWALRAAKAAIDGGLDVDLETGLRLESQLFAGLFATEDKRIGMESFLANGPGKAEFTGA; translated from the coding sequence ATGACCGGCGAATTCGTGACGCTCGAGGTGACGGACAAGATCGGCACGATCCGGCTGGACCGGCCGAAGATGAACGCGCTCAACACCCAGGTGCAGCAGGAGTTGCGGGCCGCGGCCCAGGAGGCGACCGAGCGGGACGACGTGCGCGCGGTCGTGCTCTACGGCGGGCCGAAGGTGTTCGCGGCCGGTGCCGACATCAAGGAGTTCGCCGAGACCGACTACACCCGGATGGTGGCTCGGGCCGAGGCGCTGACCGGGTCGCTGACCGCGGTCGCGCGGATCCCCAAGCCGGTGATCGCCGCGGTCACCGGGTTCGCGCTCGGCGGTGGGTGCGAGCTGGCGCTGACCGCGGACTTCCGGGTCGCGGGCGACAACGCGAAGCTCGGCCAGCCGGAGATACTGCTCGGGATCATCCCGGGCGCCGGTGGCACGCAGCGGCTGACCCGGCTGGTCGGTCCGGCCAAGGCCAAGGACCTGATCTACTCCGGGCGGTTCGTCGACGCGGCCGAGGCGCTGGCGATCGGCCTCGTCGACAAGGTCGTCGCGCCGGACGACGTGTACGCGGCCGCGGTCGAGTGGGCGTCGCAGTTCGCGAACGGGCCGGCCTGGGCCCTGCGAGCCGCGAAGGCGGCGATCGACGGCGGGCTCGACGTCGACCTGGAGACCGGGCTGCGGCTGGAGAGCCAGCTGTTCGCGGGTCTGTTCGCGACCGAGGACAAGCGGATCGGCATGGAGTCGTTCCTGGCCAACGGCCCGGGCAAAGCCGAGTTCACCGGCGCCTAG
- a CDS encoding dihydrofolate reductase family protein produces MKLSVNLFLTLDGVAQGPGGREEDTSGKFDRGGWVVPYFDEAGGAFVSRYFAEAEAFLYGRLTYQIMAAHWPLVTDPADPVAGRLNTYPKYVVSSTLTDADASWANSTVLRGDFLAAIRDLKKQPGGELQVHGCAQLARTLHEAGLIDVYRLMIFPVTVGDGKRLFSPDAPPTGFRTVSAETTPTGVSLLTLEPVPFAAGDFEVIDGESRAR; encoded by the coding sequence ATGAAGCTCAGCGTCAATCTGTTTCTCACGCTCGACGGGGTCGCGCAGGGGCCGGGCGGGCGGGAGGAAGACACCTCGGGCAAGTTCGACCGCGGCGGCTGGGTCGTGCCGTACTTCGACGAGGCCGGCGGTGCGTTCGTGAGCCGCTACTTCGCCGAAGCCGAGGCGTTCCTCTACGGCCGCCTCACCTACCAGATCATGGCCGCCCACTGGCCGCTGGTCACCGACCCCGCCGACCCGGTCGCCGGCCGGCTCAACACCTACCCCAAGTACGTCGTCTCCAGCACCCTCACCGACGCCGACGCGAGCTGGGCCAACAGCACGGTCCTGCGCGGCGACTTCCTGGCCGCGATCCGCGACCTGAAGAAGCAGCCCGGCGGCGAGCTCCAGGTCCACGGCTGCGCCCAGCTGGCCCGGACCCTGCACGAGGCCGGCCTGATCGACGTCTACCGGCTGATGATCTTCCCGGTGACCGTCGGCGACGGTAAGCGCCTGTTCTCGCCCGACGCCCCGCCGACCGGCTTCCGTACGGTGAGCGCGGAAACCACGCCCACCGGGGTCTCGCTGCTGACGCTGGAACCGGTACCGTTCGCCGCCGGCGACTTCGAGGTCATCGACGGCGAGTCACGCGCCCGATAA